The genomic interval ATAGACGCAATGGTGTTGCTCTGCCCATAGTCTCATTTTCCTATTTCCTGCCAACAGAAATGTCTCCAGTGCATCGGCGCTAGAAACAGGCCACAGCCCGAATGTGGGGTGCAGTCCGTTATCCGTGCGGGCAATCACCGGTCTCGTTCCTTGTTCGGGTAGAAGAGCCTGGAAACGGGCCAGTAGATCATCGGGGAAAAAGGGCGTATCCACGGCAACGCTCAATACAAGATCTCCTGCGTCTTCTGCCTGTGCCCAACGCATGGCCGCAAGAATTCCGGCCAAAGGTCCGACAAATCCCTCGACTGGGTCAGAAATAACCTCATACCCATGAGGGAATTCGGTGGAAGGTTTCGGAGCGCTGATGAGAATGTGATCCGCTTGTCCTGTGAGCCGATCAACTGCGTTTTGAATGAGTGATTTGCCATTGAGGGACAAAAGCGCTTTGTTGGCTCCTTCCATACGTCGCGATTGGCCACCGGCAAGAATAACGGCCACAGTTGACTGGTGTTGTGTCTTCATCTTTTCAATCGCTTCATGGAATCTGATGCATCAATAGCGGTAAGAAGTTTACATGATTTACGACTGCGAAGAGAAGTCAAATCCTTATGAATGCGAACCAAAGAGGGTGTGCTTGTGCGCACATAAAATCGTTTCAATGAAAATATGAGCTTTTCAGGCGACTTATTCGCGCAGTTGTCGGCCATCGCCCTTGACGGATGGTCCAAACCGTTCCAGCAATGGAGAACGGACAATTTCAAACCAGACGAGATAATGTGTTGTGTTTTGGAAAAACAAGAGTGATCAATCGGTGACCGAAGACAAAATCCTTGAAATACTGAAGCAATTGAAACCGACCCCGGATGCGCAGGATATCGTATCGGCGGGCATGGTGTCAGATATCATCATCAAGGACGGCTCCGTGATGTTCTCCATCTCGGTGCCAGCCGAGCAGGCGGAAAGCTTTGAGCCCTTGCGTGAACGAGCCGAGGCTGTGGTCGCTTCGCTGGATGGTGTCAAGAAAGCCATGGTGGTATTGACCGCCGAACGTGCTCCAGGGGCAGGGCAGGGGAACGCTGCGGCTACACCCAAACGCCCAACGCCCAAGAAGCCACCGCAAGGGGGTGGTAAAATCGATATTGCTGGCGTGAAGCAGATCATTGCAATCTCTTCCGCCAAGGGCGGTGTCGGTAAATCCACCACTGCGGTCAACCTCGCTTTGGCGCTACAGGCCAATGGCCTGAAGGTAGGCATTCTGGATGCCGACATTTACGGGCCGTCCATTCCGCGGCTTCTGAAAATATCTGAAAAGCCAACGGCTGTTCCGAATTCGCGCCGTATGTATCCGATCAAGGCCTACGGCTTGATGGCCATGTCTATCGGACTTCTGGTTGATCCGGATACCCCAATGGTTTGGCGCGGGCCCATGGCCGTCTCGGCCCTTACCCAGATGATCCGCGATGTGAATTGGGACATGGAGGGAGATCTCGATGTGCTCGTTGTTGATATGCCTCCGGGAACTGGCGATATTCAGCTGACCATGGCCCAGCAGGTGCCCTTGAGCGGCTCCGTCATCGTTTCCACCCCGCAGGATCTGGCTCTCATCGATGCCCGCAAGGGAATTGCCATGTTCCAGAAGGTCAATATTCCCATTCTCGGGATCGTGGAGAATATGAGCTATTTTGCTTGCCCGACCTGCGGTACGCGTCATGACATCTTCGGCCATGGTGGAGCCCGTTCAACCGCTGAGGAGATAAGCGTTCCGTTCCTTGGAGAGATCCCGTTGCACATGGATATTCGTGAGCGTTCAGACGCTGGCGATCCGGTGATTGTCTCCGAGCCCGAAAGCGATCATACCGCGATCTATCTTTCCATTGCCAACGATATGATGAAGGGACTGGCTGGAGCATCCAAGCCCGCACCTGCCATTGTTGTCGAATAGAAACGCCCCGCGCATTGTTTCATAAAGTGAGATGATGCGCGGCTTCATATGTGCCTTGGTTGGAAAGTGTGAATGCGGCGCTGCGTGATGGTCCCGCTACAAGCCTCCAAAGGCTTTATTCAAATTCTGCGCGTGCCGCGACGAGGTGATCTTTCGCCTCGTCTTTTTCTTTATCCCGCCGCATGCGCGAGACCTGCCGTTCGCGTTGGATCGTATAGATGCCTGACCCCAGAATAAGAATGATGCCGAACCATGTGAGCATGTCGGGAATATCGCCCCAGATCAGATAGCCATAAATCAGCGCAATAGGCATGGAGACATAGCGGAAGGAGGAAACAACAGACACCTCCCCATTCTGCATGGCAATCGACACATAATATTGGCCGAGCGTAAGAAAAGCTGCGGCCATGAACAAATAGAACAGATTTTCCGGATTTGGCGGCAGCCATCCGGCATCACCCCCGACGTAAAACTGGATGAGCGCCAATATACCGCCGCCGATCATGGACACGAGCATTGTTGTGAAGGTCACGATCCAGAGCGAAATATGCGGCTTGATCTGGCGGGTGATGAGATCACGGGTGGCAGCAAACAACACCGCGCCAACAGCAAAGAGCGAGAAGGCGTTAAAACTCTCAAGACCCGGGCGGACGATGGCCAGTACGCCAATAAAGCCAACCAAAACGGCGAGCCAGCGTCGAATGCCAACTGTTTCTCCAAGAAACAGCGCAGCGGCTGCTGTGGTGGCAAGGGGAATAGCCTGCAAAACGGCATAGACATTGGCCAGTGGCATATATTTGAGTGCCACAAGGCAGCCGATTGCCGAAAATGTTTCACACACACCGCGCAGCAGCAAAATCGGATCGGCGAATTGATGCATGTAGCGTAATTGCCGAAGGAAAGCGCAGAAAATCAGCACAAGAATGGTGGCGAAAATACCCCTGAAAAAGAGCATTTGCCCGGTGGTCAGGCTGCTGCCGACAAGCTTGTTGAACGTATCGTTTGTGCCGAAGCAAAAGACCGAAACCTGCATGACGAGGATGCCATAAAGGTTGCCTCTGTCGTCGCGCTGGGGTGCCCCTTTGGCGCTGTTGGCAGCACCATTTTTCTGACCAATTGCCATGTGTGAGACTTTCGTGATGGAAACCGACAGAATGGGCGCTGAAATGATCCCTTGTCGCTTCTAGCCGCCGGTTACTGACATGTGCCTGCCAATAGAGGGGCGATTGTGAAGTCTGTCAATAACAAAATCATGGCCCTTTGGCTTTCGTTCAATGGCATGATGGATTGCGTTGATAACCCCATCATTGCTTTCGGAAGCTCGTAAGGGAGCGCGCAGGTCGGCGGCATCTTCCTGACCAAGACACATGAAGAGAGTGCCCGTACAGGTGATCCTCACGCGGTTGCAGCTCTCGCAGAAATTATGACTGAGGGCTGTGATAAAGCCAATGCGGCCTCCAGTCTCGCCAACAGTCACATAGCTTGCCGGTCCGCCGGTTTTGTGCGGCGAGGGCGATAGGGTCCAGCGCTGTGAAAGATCCTGTTTCACTTTGGAAAGCGGCAGATATTGATCGGTTCTATCCTGATCAATTTCGCCCATCGGCATGGTTTCAATAAAGGTGATGTCCATATTGCGCTCATGGCAAAAGCGGATCATGTCGTCAAATTCATCATCATTGACCCCTTTGAGAGCTACGACATTGAGCTTGATCTTGATCCCTTCAGCCAGAGCGGCATCAATGCCGTCCATGACTTGATGAAATCGACCCCAGCGCGTAATGGCGCGAAAGCGGTCTTCTCTAAGACTATCGAGGGAAACATTGATCCTGCGTACGCCTGCGGCCGACAGATCCTTGGCAAAACGGGAAAGCTGAGAGGCGTTGGTGGTCAGGGTCAGTTCTTCAAGTGCACCTGTTTCCAGATGACGTGACAGGGACGAGACAAGCGTCATGATGCCCTTGCGCACAAGAGGTTCGCCGCCAGTGAGCCGCAGCCGCTTGACGCCATGCTCAATGAAAACGGTGCTGAGCCGATCCAGTTCTTCCAATGTCAGGATTTCAGCCTTGGGCAGAAAATGCATATTCTCGGCCATGCAATAGACGCATCGAAAATCGCAACGGTCCGTAACGGACAGGCGCAGATAGTTGATTGTCCGGCCAAAGGGGTCGATCAACGGGGCACCTGTCTGTCCTTCAGCGTCACTAAAGCGCATTGGCTCTTCCTTGCATTTAATTATGACTTGTCTCATCATGAATTGAGAAAACCGGATGTTGATACAACCCGCCCTTACAAGTCAATCGCAGAAACCATCAATTGCCAATCTTCTGAGCGCGCTTCACAAACAAGTGACGATGGGCAGGCCCGGTCTTGCCCGGCGCTGCTTTATTGCGCATGCTCTGATTGAACGAAATAAAAGGAACGCCACCATGACAAAGGCCTGGCCAACGGAAATCCGCCTAAAGAAGGACAAGAAAAGCTTGATCGTGGCATTCGATGACGATAGTGCCTACGAGTTTTCGGCTGAATTCCTGCGGGTAACATCGCCAAGCGCCGAAGTGCAGGGCCATCATCCTTCGCAGAAAAAGACCATTGGCGGCAAGCGCGATGTTGAAATCATGAAGATCGAGCCAGTTGGAAATTATGCTGTGCGGCTGTTTTTTACCGATTTGCATGATTCGGGCTATTTCACCTGGGATTACTTCAAAAATTCAGGGGAGGCGATGGACGCAATCTGGGCCGAGTATCTGCAAGCGCTTGAAGCCCAAGGGCTTGATCGCGGCTAGTAGGGGGTGGCATCCCTAGCCTGTTGGATTTCCGCATTACAAACAACAAGTACCCAAAACAAAAAGCCGGCCCCTTAAAGGACCGGCTTTGAAATGTCTCGAACGAAAGGCGCTTCGCCCTTACTTCTGGTTCGCCTGAATGACATGCACCTTGGCGCCGACTTTTACGCGCTCATAAAGATCGATCACATCTTCGTTGGCAAGACGGATGCAGCCGGAAGAAACAGCCTGACCGATGCTCCAAGGTTCGTTAGACCCGTGAATACGGTAAATCGTGGAGCCGATATACATGGCACGCGCACCCAGAGGGTTGTTCGGGCCACCTTCCATGTGAGCTGGCAGGTTCGGAACACGCTTGCGCATTGCAGGAGGAGGGGTCCAGCCCGGCCACTCAGCCTTGCGGCTCACGCGGTGGGTGCCCGTCCACTGGAAACCCGGACGACCGACGCCGATGCCATATTTCATGGCTTTGCCGTTGCCCATGATATAGTAGAGGCGACGTTCTTTGGTGTTGATGACAATGGTCCCTTCAGGCGATTTGGCAAATGGGCCTGAATATTTGACGGTCTTGCGCTTGATAGGAGACTTGCCGCCATGCGCATAGCCATTGACGTCTTTCCAAGTCTGGGATTCCATGTCGAAATATTTAGTAGCATTAGCGCTTGTGACGGCTACAGCGAGGCCGAACAGAAGACTAGCACCAAGAGTGATCAGTTTTCTCATTATTTTGTCCCGAATTTTAAAATGCCAAGCCTCGCATCAACAGCCAATCAAACTGCCCCGGCTGCGCAAAGCCAAACGAAATTATTGTCTAGAGAGCGTTACGGCTATTTTCTAAATATGAAGTGACCACGCAAGACTTTTTGAATTTGTTGCTATCACATTTTTGTTTATTCTAACGAAGCGCACGCGTCTTGTGGTGCTTTTGCAACAGTTGGCTAGGTCTTTGGCTCTAATTTCATTGCTTTTAATCGCTAGTTATTTTTCGTGAGTGTCTTAAAAGGAGAAATGAGTGGAAATATCTACTTAAGATAGCGGGTCTGCTGATTCGCCAAGCGTAGGCTTTCAACGAAAGCGATCCCTCCTGATGTCTCAAATCAGCCCTTTGGCCTTTAGCGTCAACCTGGTCGCATCGTTCAAGTCATAACTTGATAACTCCGCGGGTGTTGCCCAGGCGATGGCTTCAAATTCTTCATTGAATGCAACATCCCGGTTGGTCGCGTGGCAATCAAAGATCAGATAGATCATGTAGATCTCTTCGGTTGAACCGTCAGGATAGGTTTTTATGCGCGTGTCATCACGGAAGGTCCATGGTGAGACGCTGTCTATTGTGAGAGCCTCTCCCAATTCTTCCCGAATTTCCCGGCGCAGGCCTTCCTCGATTGTTTCTCCCTCTTCCAATCCGCCACCCGAGAGCGCCCATTGGCCGGGAAAGACGCCGCGATGAGACGGCATCTTGCAGAGCAAATAGGCGCCGTCATTTTCGATGAGAGGGCACAGAATGGTTCTCTTGCGCATGGCGATAGTCCTTTCATTCATTGTCACTGGGAAGAGGTAAAAGAAACGGGCCCGACCATGATAGGCCGGACCCGAGTGACTTGATAGTTTCAACTGTCAGGTTAACGACAGCTCTACTTACAGATTGAGCTCTGCAAAGAAGTCATTGCCCTTGTCATCGACCACGATGAAGGCCGGGAAATCTTCCACTTCAATGCGCCAGACAGCTTCCATGCCGAGTTCAGGATACTCGATGCATTCAACTTTCTTGATGCAGTCCTTGGCCAAACGAGCAGCCGGTCCGCCAATGGAACCAAGATAGAAGCCACCATGTTCTTTACATGCATTGGTGACAGCCTTGGAGCGGTTGCCTTTTGCCAGCATGATCATCGAGCCGCCGAAGGACTGGAACTGATCAACAAAGCTGTCCATACGGCCAGCCGTGGTCGGGCCGAAGGAACCGGATGCGTAGTTGGACGGGGTCTTGGCCGGGCCTGCATAATAAACCGGATGGTTTTTCAGATATTCAGGCATCGGCTCGCCAGCTTCAAGACGTGCACGGATCTTGGCATGAGCAAGGTCACGGGCGACAATGAGCGGCCCACTCAGGCTGAGGCGTGTCTTGACCGGATATTTTGACAGAACTGCAAGCTGTTCCGCCATCGGCTGGTTGAGGTCAACCTTGACGACTTCGCCGCCCAGAGCTTCCTCATCCACTTCTGGCAGATACTGTGCCGGATTGGTTTCCAGCTCTTCGATGAAGATGCCGTCTTTGGTGATCTTGCCCTTGCACTGGCGGTCAGCCGAGCAGGAAACACCGATGGAGATCGGCAGGGATGCACCATGGCGAGGCAGGCGGATGACACGCACGTCATGGCAGAAATATTTGCCGCCAAACTGTGCGCCGATGCCGGTGCCGCGTGCCAGCTTCAGAATTTCTTCTTCCATTTCCAGATCGCGGAAGGCGTTTGCCATCTCAGACCCTTCGGTTGGAAGTTCGTCATAATAGTGAGCCGAAGCAAGCTTGGTGGTTTTCAGGTTCAGCTCTGCTGACAGGCCGCCAACTGTGATGGCCAGATGGTATGGAGGGCAGGCAGCCGTGCCGAGCGTCTTGATCTTTTCTTCAAGGAAGGCAAGCAGACGATCTTTGGTCAGAAGGGAAGGGGTGCCCTGATACAGGAAGGTCTTGTTGGCGGAGCCGCCACCTTTCGCCATGAACAGGAATTTGTAGGCGTCTTCCCCTTCAGAGAAGATATCGATCTGTGCTGGCAGGTTGTTGGCCGTGTTCTTTTCCTCGAACATGGTCAGCGGTGCAAGCTGGCTGTAGCGCAGGTTCTTCTTGTCGTAAGCGTCGAACACGCCCTGGCTCAGTGCGCCTTCTTCATCGCCTTCCACCCAGACATTCTTGCCTTTCTTGCCGACAACGATGCCCGTACCGGTGTCCTGACACATTGGCAAAACGCCAGCGGAAGAAATGCAGGCATTCTTGAGCAGGTCAAGCGCAACGAATTTGTCATTCTGGGTTGCTTCGTCATCTTCCAGAATCTTCTGCAATTGTGCCAGATGATCCGGGCGCAGCAGATGGGCGATATCGATGAATGCCGTTTCGCTTAGAAGGCGGATGCCTTCTTCTTGGACCACAAGAACGTCCTTGCCCTTGAAAGACTCAACCGAAACAAAGTCGGAGGTCAGTTTGCGATAAGTGGTTTCATCCTTTCCCATGGGAAAGAGCTTATATGCTTTAGTGCTCATTTTCGGTCCTTGTTTGCAGTTCCGATAACGGGTGGCCCACCCGCTTCCAAAATATGGAGATCTGATTGCATCATTTGGGAGAGCTGTCTTTGATCGGTATCACCCTGATGCAAAGGAAATTCCGCAAATCAATGAGTGCAGGGCTTCAGGCAGAATTTCAAGTCCTTCTTATGGCAAATCCTGCGCCAAATTTTGTGCAGATTTTTCCACAAAAAAGGGTGTCATGGGCTGCGGCACTTTGTTTTCTTGAAATATTCGAATATAAGAAATAAATAATATACCAGATTTTCAAGAGGCGGATCTCATAGAGGTCCAATTCGTTTTATTCTCGTTTCCATTTTTTTAGCAAGGAAAGACAATGGCCAAGCAAACAGATTATGTCAGCACGCTCTTTAGTAATGCAGATGACCCCAACAAAATCACAGTGGCTTATACCATGGGCGTGCAGGCGCTCGCTCAGGGGCATAGCGCAACCATCATGCTGATGGTGGATGCCGTTCATTTGGCCAAGAAGGGGGCTCTTGAAGGCATTGATATCGGTGCGCCGTTCCAGCCAGCCCAGCCTCTGCAAGAGGAGTTTCTCAAGGAAGGTGGACAGATTCTGGTCTGTAAGGCCTGCATGGTTCACAACGGCGTAGCCGAGGATGAGATTGACGAGCGCATGCAGGTGATTACGGCAGAAGAAGTGGTCCCCATGCTGATGGGCGCAAAGGGAAGCCTGCAGCTCACCTGATGGAAACATCACAATAATTCCGACTGTTTGTTAAAAGGCCGTCTCCTGTGAGATGGCCTTTATTCTGTTTAGGCAGCACCGCAATTGGGAGTTCAGACACTTGACGTCACGCATATCAACCACAAATGTATGAGTGGGACCGCACTCTTTTGACTGGACCGACTGACAGGGTCGAAAGAATACCAACTGGCGTCATTTCTTGAAGCCATTTTTACAATCATGTCCAATATCAAGGACGGGAGAGAAATATGAGCAATGTGCGCGTGGAAACCGATTCATTTGGCCCACTCGAGGTCCCTTCAAACAAATATTACGGAGCGCAAACCGCTCGATCCCTGATCAACTTTCCGATCGGGGAAGAAACCATGCCAGCGCCCATCGTGCGCGCACTTGGCATTATCAAACTTTCAGCCGCTCGCGCCAATCTGGCGCTGGATAACATCGAGCCCAAAATCGGCAGTGCCATCATCAGCGCGGCTGAAGAAGTAGCAGATGGCAAGCTGAACGATCACTTCCCTCTGTCCGTCTGGCAAACAGGCTCGGGCACCCAATCCAACATGAATGCCAATGAAGTGATCTCCAACCGTGCCATTGAAATTCTGGGTGGGGAACTGGGTTCCAAAACACCCGTTCATCCCAA from uncultured Cohaesibacter sp. carries:
- the mobA gene encoding molybdenum cofactor guanylyltransferase MobA; translated protein: MKTQHQSTVAVILAGGQSRRMEGANKALLSLNGKSLIQNAVDRLTGQADHILISAPKPSTEFPHGYEVISDPVEGFVGPLAGILAAMRWAQAEDAGDLVLSVAVDTPFFPDDLLARFQALLPEQGTRPVIARTDNGLHPTFGLWPVSSADALETFLLAGNRKMRLWAEQHHCVYCDFAPLPIGSRMIDPFFNINHPDDLKHAETIRSA
- the apbC gene encoding iron-sulfur cluster carrier protein ApbC, encoding MTEDKILEILKQLKPTPDAQDIVSAGMVSDIIIKDGSVMFSISVPAEQAESFEPLRERAEAVVASLDGVKKAMVVLTAERAPGAGQGNAAATPKRPTPKKPPQGGGKIDIAGVKQIIAISSAKGGVGKSTTAVNLALALQANGLKVGILDADIYGPSIPRLLKISEKPTAVPNSRRMYPIKAYGLMAMSIGLLVDPDTPMVWRGPMAVSALTQMIRDVNWDMEGDLDVLVVDMPPGTGDIQLTMAQQVPLSGSVIVSTPQDLALIDARKGIAMFQKVNIPILGIVENMSYFACPTCGTRHDIFGHGGARSTAEEISVPFLGEIPLHMDIRERSDAGDPVIVSEPESDHTAIYLSIANDMMKGLAGASKPAPAIVVE
- a CDS encoding DMT family transporter; this translates as MAIGQKNGAANSAKGAPQRDDRGNLYGILVMQVSVFCFGTNDTFNKLVGSSLTTGQMLFFRGIFATILVLIFCAFLRQLRYMHQFADPILLLRGVCETFSAIGCLVALKYMPLANVYAVLQAIPLATTAAAALFLGETVGIRRWLAVLVGFIGVLAIVRPGLESFNAFSLFAVGAVLFAATRDLITRQIKPHISLWIVTFTTMLVSMIGGGILALIQFYVGGDAGWLPPNPENLFYLFMAAAFLTLGQYYVSIAMQNGEVSVVSSFRYVSMPIALIYGYLIWGDIPDMLTWFGIILILGSGIYTIQRERQVSRMRRDKEKDEAKDHLVAARAEFE
- the moaA gene encoding GTP 3',8-cyclase MoaA — its product is MRFSDAEGQTGAPLIDPFGRTINYLRLSVTDRCDFRCVYCMAENMHFLPKAEILTLEELDRLSTVFIEHGVKRLRLTGGEPLVRKGIMTLVSSLSRHLETGALEELTLTTNASQLSRFAKDLSAAGVRRINVSLDSLREDRFRAITRWGRFHQVMDGIDAALAEGIKIKLNVVALKGVNDDEFDDMIRFCHERNMDITFIETMPMGEIDQDRTDQYLPLSKVKQDLSQRWTLSPSPHKTGGPASYVTVGETGGRIGFITALSHNFCESCNRVRITCTGTLFMCLGQEDAADLRAPLRASESNDGVINAIHHAIERKPKGHDFVIDRLHNRPSIGRHMSVTGG
- a CDS encoding DUF971 domain-containing protein, translating into MTKAWPTEIRLKKDKKSLIVAFDDDSAYEFSAEFLRVTSPSAEVQGHHPSQKKTIGGKRDVEIMKIEPVGNYAVRLFFTDLHDSGYFTWDYFKNSGEAMDAIWAEYLQALEAQGLDRG
- a CDS encoding L,D-transpeptidase, which codes for MRKLITLGASLLFGLAVAVTSANATKYFDMESQTWKDVNGYAHGGKSPIKRKTVKYSGPFAKSPEGTIVINTKERRLYYIMGNGKAMKYGIGVGRPGFQWTGTHRVSRKAEWPGWTPPPAMRKRVPNLPAHMEGGPNNPLGARAMYIGSTIYRIHGSNEPWSIGQAVSSGCIRLANEDVIDLYERVKVGAKVHVIQANQK
- the nudI gene encoding nucleoside triphosphatase NudI codes for the protein MRKRTILCPLIENDGAYLLCKMPSHRGVFPGQWALSGGGLEEGETIEEGLRREIREELGEALTIDSVSPWTFRDDTRIKTYPDGSTEEIYMIYLIFDCHATNRDVAFNEEFEAIAWATPAELSSYDLNDATRLTLKAKGLI
- a CDS encoding fumarate hydratase — translated: MSTKAYKLFPMGKDETTYRKLTSDFVSVESFKGKDVLVVQEEGIRLLSETAFIDIAHLLRPDHLAQLQKILEDDEATQNDKFVALDLLKNACISSAGVLPMCQDTGTGIVVGKKGKNVWVEGDEEGALSQGVFDAYDKKNLRYSQLAPLTMFEEKNTANNLPAQIDIFSEGEDAYKFLFMAKGGGSANKTFLYQGTPSLLTKDRLLAFLEEKIKTLGTAACPPYHLAITVGGLSAELNLKTTKLASAHYYDELPTEGSEMANAFRDLEMEEEILKLARGTGIGAQFGGKYFCHDVRVIRLPRHGASLPISIGVSCSADRQCKGKITKDGIFIEELETNPAQYLPEVDEEALGGEVVKVDLNQPMAEQLAVLSKYPVKTRLSLSGPLIVARDLAHAKIRARLEAGEPMPEYLKNHPVYYAGPAKTPSNYASGSFGPTTAGRMDSFVDQFQSFGGSMIMLAKGNRSKAVTNACKEHGGFYLGSIGGPAARLAKDCIKKVECIEYPELGMEAVWRIEVEDFPAFIVVDDKGNDFFAELNL
- a CDS encoding DsrE family protein, which gives rise to MAKQTDYVSTLFSNADDPNKITVAYTMGVQALAQGHSATIMLMVDAVHLAKKGALEGIDIGAPFQPAQPLQEEFLKEGGQILVCKACMVHNGVAEDEIDERMQVITAEEVVPMLMGAKGSLQLT